Proteins found in one Sphaeramia orbicularis chromosome 8, fSphaOr1.1, whole genome shotgun sequence genomic segment:
- the gpr139 gene encoding putative G-protein coupled receptor 139, giving the protein MEHSHIFPVFSPNGSTWSPGQHPSEVTQGCPLGPLPVIYYSVLLCLGLPANILTVVILSQLVLRRQKSSYNYLLALAAADILVLFLIVFVDFILEDFILATPLPPSLNSAVQVLEFSSIHTSIWITVPLTIDRYIAVCHPLRYHTVSYPARTRRVIFAVYIGCLLSAAPYYWWPELWHSLPGVGSGGGGEGSRRTVAQHVLVWAHCATVYLLPCTVFFSLNAVIVRKLRRRRSCFRLRGYSTGKTTAILLAITSIFAVLWAPRTLMILYHFYSPPPASQGAGRLLHMLTDLANMLALLNTGVNFFLYCFISKRFRGMAANVLRALVHCRKQPPPFYASHNFSITSSPWISPANSHCIKMLVYQYDKNGKPICISS; this is encoded by the exons ATGGAGCACAGCCACATCTTCCCTGTTTTTTCCCCAAATGGAAGCACCTGGAGCCCAGGGCAGCATCCTTCTGAGGTTACCCAGGGATGCCCCCTCGGACCACTGCCTGTCATCTACTACAGTGTCCTGCTCTGTCTTGGCCTGCCAG CCAACATCCTGACAGTGGTTATCCTGTCCCAGCTGGTGCTGCGTCGTCAGAAGTCCTCCTACAACTATCTCCTGGCTTTGGCAGCTGCTGACATCTTAGTCCTGTTCctcattgtttttgttgacttcaTATTAGAGGATTTTATTTTGGCCACACCACTGCCCCCCTCCTTAAACAGTGCCGTGCAGGTCCTGGAGTTCTCATCCATCCACACTTCCATCTGGATCACCGTGCCTCTAACCATCGACCGTTACATCGCCGTTTGCCACCCACTACGTTACCATACGGTCTCCTACCCGGCCCGTACACGACGAGTGATATTTGCGGTGTACATCGGGTGTTTGCTCTCTGCTGCACCTTACTACTGGTGGCCTGAGCTGTGGCACAGCCTTCCTGGGGTGGGCAGTGGTGGTGGAGGGGAAGGAAGCAGGAGAACCGTGGCCCAGCATGTCCTGGTGTGGGCCCACTGTGCCACCGTCTACCTCCTCCCTTGCACTGTCTTCTTCTCACTTAATGCTGTCATTGTGCGTAAGCTACGCAGACGACGCAGCTGTTTCCGTCTGCGTGGTTATTCTACTGGCAAGACCACCGCCATTCTCCTGGCAATCACCTCCATCTTTGCTGTGTTGTGGGCACCTCGCACACTTATGATCCTCTACCACTTCTACTCCCCTCCTCCAGCCTCACAAGGCGCCGGTCGACTGCTCCACATGCTAACGGATTTGGCGAACATGCTAGCATTGCTCAACACTGGTGTCAATTTTTTCCTGTATTGCTTCATCAGCAAGCGTTTCCGAGGCATGGCGGCCAATGTTCTGCGGGCCCTGGTCCACTGCCGGAAGCAGCCGCCACCATTCTATGCCAGCCACAATTTCTCCATCACAAGTAGTCCCTGGATCTCACCGGCCAACTCCCATTGCATCAAGATGTTGGTGTACCAGTATGACAAAAATGGAAAACCCATCTGCATTTCCTCTTGA